Proteins from a genomic interval of Sphingopyxis sp. QXT-31:
- a CDS encoding glycoside hydrolase family 25 protein, translated as MATGAASRKKKPAGAGAGWRAALLRWLRRLAAALLLALLAAGLALWWAARWAPARDQYPWQGATIDASNGEVHWGSVKAAGADFAYLLATDGAERSDPMFARNMREARLADVQTGAIHRYDLCRLATDQAANFIRHVPRRTDTLPAAVWLDYDDRCPDRPTRALLLSELATFLAQIEAHMGKPSMIAPSPAFDADYQVTQGIARTAWLRRDFFAPDYGAHPWAMWQANDYMRISGADGTIGWNVVRPDGDIK; from the coding sequence ATGGCGACGGGCGCGGCAAGCAGGAAGAAGAAACCGGCAGGCGCCGGAGCGGGCTGGCGCGCCGCCCTGCTGCGCTGGCTGCGGCGGCTGGCCGCGGCGCTGCTGCTGGCGCTGCTCGCGGCGGGCCTCGCTTTGTGGTGGGCGGCGCGCTGGGCGCCGGCGCGCGACCAATATCCCTGGCAGGGCGCGACGATCGACGCCAGCAACGGCGAGGTTCATTGGGGATCGGTCAAGGCCGCGGGCGCCGATTTCGCCTATCTCCTCGCGACCGACGGGGCCGAGCGCAGCGACCCGATGTTCGCGCGCAACATGCGCGAGGCGCGACTGGCCGACGTCCAGACCGGGGCGATCCACCGTTACGACCTCTGCCGCCTCGCCACCGACCAGGCGGCGAACTTCATCCGCCACGTGCCGCGCCGGACCGACACGCTGCCCGCGGCGGTGTGGCTCGATTATGACGACCGCTGCCCCGACCGGCCGACGCGCGCGCTGCTGCTCAGCGAACTCGCGACTTTCCTCGCGCAGATCGAGGCGCATATGGGCAAGCCGAGCATGATCGCACCGAGTCCGGCCTTCGACGCCGATTATCAGGTGACTCAGGGCATCGCGCGCACCGCGTGGCTGCGCCGCGACTTTTTCGCGCCCGATTATGGCGCGCATCCCTGGGCGATGTGGCAGGCGAACGATTATATGCGGATCTCGGGCGCCGACGGCACCATAGGCTGGAACGTCGTACGCCCCGACGGAGACATCAAATGA
- a CDS encoding saccharopine dehydrogenase family protein — protein sequence MADKREFDIIVYGATGFTGRLVAEYLVQHYGARADAPKWAMAGRSADKLAAVRDLIGAPEDTPLVVADAGDLASLDAMAARTKVVLTTVGPYQLHGSEVVAACVRAGTAYADLCGEPGWMREMIDAHQDAAKASGARITFSCGFDSIPFDLGVLFLQAEAVKRHGKPAPRVKGRVRKMAGGASGGTIASLTETLKAVAKKPSLALLLKSSFALTPGFEGPSQPTGLIPEYDSATGTWTAPFVMAAINTKNVHRTNFLLGHRWGADLVYDEMVMTTIGDAGKAMAEAMAKANPFGESRLQPGEGPSKEERENGFYDILFIGEYPDGTTIRASVQGDRDPGYGSTSKMLAETGIALLANKGDGGVWTPGALLGEALIDRLTANAGLTFQIED from the coding sequence ATGGCGGACAAGCGCGAGTTCGACATCATCGTCTATGGCGCGACGGGCTTCACCGGGCGCCTCGTCGCCGAATATCTGGTGCAGCATTATGGCGCACGCGCCGATGCGCCCAAATGGGCGATGGCGGGACGCAGCGCCGACAAGCTGGCCGCAGTCCGCGACCTCATCGGCGCTCCCGAGGACACGCCATTGGTCGTTGCCGACGCGGGCGACCTCGCGAGCCTTGACGCGATGGCGGCGCGAACCAAGGTCGTCCTGACCACCGTCGGGCCGTACCAGCTCCATGGCAGCGAGGTCGTCGCGGCGTGCGTCAGGGCAGGGACCGCCTATGCCGACCTCTGCGGCGAGCCCGGCTGGATGCGCGAGATGATCGACGCGCATCAGGACGCGGCCAAGGCGTCGGGCGCGCGGATCACCTTCAGCTGCGGCTTCGATTCGATCCCCTTCGATCTCGGCGTGCTGTTCCTGCAGGCCGAAGCGGTCAAACGCCACGGAAAGCCGGCGCCGCGCGTCAAGGGACGCGTCCGCAAGATGGCGGGCGGTGCGTCGGGCGGTACGATCGCCAGCCTGACAGAGACGCTGAAGGCCGTCGCGAAAAAGCCCTCGCTCGCGCTGCTGCTCAAGTCGAGCTTCGCGCTCACCCCGGGGTTCGAGGGGCCGTCGCAGCCGACCGGTCTGATCCCCGAATATGACAGCGCGACGGGCACCTGGACCGCGCCCTTCGTGATGGCGGCGATCAACACCAAGAATGTCCACCGCACCAATTTCCTGCTCGGGCATCGGTGGGGCGCCGACCTCGTCTATGACGAGATGGTGATGACGACGATCGGCGACGCGGGCAAGGCGATGGCCGAAGCGATGGCGAAGGCGAACCCGTTCGGGGAATCGCGGCTCCAGCCCGGCGAGGGGCCGAGCAAGGAAGAGCGCGAGAACGGCTTTTACGACATCCTCTTCATTGGCGAATATCCCGATGGCACGACGATCCGCGCCAGCGTGCAGGGTGACCGCGACCCCGGTTACGGGTCGACGTCGAAGATGCTCGCCGAGACCGGGATCGCGCTGCTCGCGAACAAGGGCGACGGCGGCGTATGGACGCCGGGCGCGCTACTCGGCGAGGCGCTGATCGACCGGCTGACCGCCAATGCCGGCCTGACTTTCCAGATCGAGGACTGA
- a CDS encoding cellulase family glycosylhydrolase, with amino-acid sequence MKFGRVALALAALFSSTAAQAEGWLRVEGTKIVDDSGRPVILRGMGLGGWMLQEGYMLKLGEVGQQHRIRAKLVELVGEERTAEFYRAWLDNHTTEADIAQMAAWGFNSVRLPIHFDQLTLPADKETKAGTDTWHEEGFQRIDKLLAWSKKHGLYLILDLHAAPGGQGNDLAISDRDPAKPSLWESEENKRKTVALWTKLAARYKDEPWIGGYDLINEPNWSFATPGKGNGCDETESKAVWELQQRITAAIRGVDARHMIIVEGNCWGNNYKGLPPAWDANMVLSFHKYWNRNDAASIADIVKLRTSYNRPVWLGESGENSNVWFRDAIALVEGEGIGWNFWPLKKIGFNQPLEIAPGDGWMKIVAWATGKGPKPGAEEAFAAMMQLAENSRFDKNIAKPDVIDAMFRQPRDASPKAFVERKLGKAPTTIRAVDYDLGPAGVAYGDTVDANYHVATGGERTPWNNGTTFRNDGVDIAREADGTPYVADFVSGEWMRYAIETAASGRWNASVRVRSANGGRIALAGKEAAVAPGIGWQNVAVGDLTIGGETDALILRAVDCSDCQVADIRLEPR; translated from the coding sequence ATGAAATTCGGACGGGTCGCGCTGGCGCTTGCGGCGCTGTTTTCCTCTACCGCAGCGCAGGCCGAGGGCTGGCTGCGGGTCGAGGGCACAAAGATCGTCGACGACAGCGGTCGGCCCGTAATCCTGCGCGGCATGGGGCTCGGCGGCTGGATGCTGCAGGAAGGCTATATGCTGAAGCTCGGCGAGGTCGGGCAGCAGCATCGTATTCGCGCGAAACTGGTCGAACTGGTCGGCGAGGAGCGGACGGCCGAATTCTACCGCGCCTGGCTCGACAACCATACGACAGAGGCCGACATTGCGCAGATGGCCGCTTGGGGCTTCAATTCGGTAAGGCTGCCGATCCATTTCGACCAGCTCACCCTGCCCGCGGACAAGGAAACGAAAGCCGGTACCGACACTTGGCATGAGGAGGGCTTTCAGCGCATCGACAAGCTGCTCGCATGGAGCAAGAAGCACGGCCTGTACCTGATCCTCGACCTCCACGCCGCGCCCGGGGGTCAGGGCAACGACCTCGCCATATCGGACCGCGATCCCGCGAAGCCGTCCCTGTGGGAAAGCGAGGAGAACAAGCGCAAGACGGTGGCGCTGTGGACCAAGCTCGCGGCGCGCTACAAGGACGAGCCGTGGATCGGCGGCTACGATCTGATCAACGAGCCCAACTGGAGCTTTGCGACACCCGGCAAGGGCAATGGCTGCGACGAGACCGAGAGCAAGGCGGTCTGGGAGTTGCAGCAGCGCATCACCGCGGCGATCCGCGGCGTCGATGCCAGGCATATGATCATCGTCGAAGGCAATTGCTGGGGCAATAATTACAAGGGCCTGCCGCCCGCGTGGGACGCCAATATGGTGCTCAGCTTCCACAAATATTGGAACCGCAATGACGCCGCCAGCATCGCCGACATCGTCAAGCTACGGACGAGCTACAACCGCCCTGTCTGGCTCGGCGAGTCGGGCGAGAACAGCAATGTCTGGTTCCGCGACGCGATCGCGCTGGTCGAGGGCGAAGGCATCGGCTGGAATTTCTGGCCGCTCAAGAAGATCGGCTTCAACCAGCCGCTCGAGATCGCCCCCGGCGACGGCTGGATGAAGATCGTCGCCTGGGCGACCGGCAAGGGGCCGAAGCCGGGCGCCGAAGAGGCATTCGCCGCGATGATGCAGCTCGCCGAGAACAGCCGGTTCGACAAGAATATCGCCAAGCCCGACGTCATCGACGCGATGTTCCGCCAGCCACGCGACGCGAGCCCGAAGGCGTTCGTGGAACGCAAGCTCGGCAAGGCGCCAACGACCATCCGCGCCGTCGACTACGACCTCGGCCCCGCAGGCGTCGCATACGGCGACACCGTCGACGCCAACTACCATGTCGCGACCGGCGGCGAGCGCACGCCGTGGAACAACGGCACGACCTTTCGCAACGACGGCGTCGACATCGCGCGCGAGGCCGACGGAACGCCATATGTCGCCGACTTCGTCAGCGGCGAATGGATGCGCTACGCGATCGAAACCGCCGCATCGGGACGCTGGAACGCATCGGTCCGCGTCCGTTCGGCCAATGGCGGACGCATCGCTCTGGCGGGCAAGGAGGCCGCAGTTGCACCCGGCATCGGCTGGCAGAATGTCGCGGTCGGTGACCTGACGATCGGCGGCGAGACCGATGCGCTGATCCTGCGCGCGGTCGATTGCAGCGACTGCCAAGTCGCCGATATCCGACTCGAACCGCGCTGA
- a CDS encoding cytidine deaminase, with protein MTNPRDALIEAARDAASRAYAPYSGFHVGAALLLKNGDVVTGANVENASYGLTLCAETAAVAKIANEGWIGELAEVAIVGGRPEGDALIGADPVNPCGRCRQILNEAAERSRTDILVHCASGDGSAVTSYRLSELLPAAFGPKDLGLID; from the coding sequence ATGACCAACCCCCGCGACGCGCTGATCGAGGCGGCGCGCGACGCCGCGAGCCGTGCCTATGCGCCTTATTCGGGCTTTCATGTCGGGGCGGCGCTGCTGCTCAAGAATGGCGACGTGGTGACCGGCGCCAATGTCGAGAATGCGAGCTATGGCCTGACGCTCTGCGCCGAGACCGCGGCGGTCGCGAAGATCGCCAACGAGGGCTGGATCGGCGAGCTCGCCGAGGTCGCGATCGTCGGCGGGCGGCCCGAGGGCGATGCCCTGATCGGAGCCGATCCGGTGAATCCGTGCGGGCGATGCCGCCAGATCCTCAACGAGGCCGCCGAGCGGTCGCGGACCGACATCCTCGTCCATTGCGCGTCGGGTGACGGCAGCGCGGTGACGAGCTACCGGCTGAGCGAGCTGCTGCCCGCGGCCTTCGGGCCGAAGGATCTGGGGCTGATTGACTGA
- a CDS encoding sensor histidine kinase, with the protein MKLRLWPRSLVGQLVLAVAAALFVAQAINYTLLVRGQRQQTLANGGGMAVARIIDALERDRRGSVALDQRPERGASQRRLPKMLVDDRPYTPPPRAKRASHLAEHVAAQLAEVGLPAQSVDAWIVSQHRQPPQLRGPARTAIVSAKLGDRYVTVRTWLPAEGKRLQGFLIWQTLSLYLLILVPILLIAWRAAQPLRTLTHAVRRDPMGDGPPLVEEGPSDVREVIGAFNASRARIGAMLADKDRMLGAVGHDLRTPLASLRVRVEAVEDDNLRDKMIATIDEMTAMLTDILAVARSGAGKEAREVYDPATLLAQLGEEYRAMGKPVVGPDALPPLPSLSGRPLLVRRALRNLVDNALAYAGSATLLVEVGGGELRFVVRDDGPGIDPARIGELIEPFARGEASRNRATGGAGLGLAIAHALAEGEGGRLAIANRGDAQGLDAAIILPVQA; encoded by the coding sequence GTGAAACTGCGCCTCTGGCCCCGCAGCCTCGTCGGCCAGCTCGTGCTCGCGGTCGCCGCCGCGCTCTTCGTCGCGCAGGCGATCAACTATACTTTGCTCGTGCGCGGCCAGCGGCAGCAGACGCTGGCAAACGGCGGCGGCATGGCGGTCGCGCGGATCATCGACGCGCTCGAACGCGACCGGCGGGGCTCGGTCGCGCTCGACCAACGGCCCGAACGCGGGGCCAGCCAAAGACGCCTGCCGAAGATGCTGGTCGATGACCGGCCCTATACACCGCCGCCGCGCGCGAAGCGAGCCTCGCATCTCGCCGAGCATGTCGCGGCGCAGCTTGCCGAGGTAGGACTCCCGGCGCAAAGCGTCGATGCGTGGATCGTGTCGCAGCACCGCCAGCCGCCCCAGTTGCGTGGGCCCGCACGCACCGCGATCGTCTCGGCCAAGCTCGGCGACCGCTATGTTACCGTGCGCACTTGGCTCCCGGCCGAGGGCAAAAGGCTACAGGGCTTCCTGATCTGGCAGACTTTGTCGCTCTACCTGCTCATCCTCGTGCCGATCCTGCTGATCGCATGGCGCGCGGCGCAGCCGCTGCGGACGCTGACCCACGCGGTGCGGCGCGATCCGATGGGCGACGGACCGCCGCTGGTCGAGGAGGGCCCCTCGGACGTCCGCGAGGTGATCGGCGCCTTTAACGCTTCGCGTGCGCGGATCGGCGCGATGCTCGCCGACAAGGACCGCATGCTCGGCGCCGTCGGCCACGACCTGCGCACGCCGCTCGCCAGCCTGCGCGTGCGCGTCGAGGCGGTCGAGGACGACAATCTCCGCGACAAGATGATCGCGACGATCGACGAGATGACCGCGATGCTGACCGACATATTGGCGGTGGCGCGCAGCGGCGCGGGCAAGGAAGCGCGCGAGGTCTATGACCCTGCGACGCTGCTCGCGCAGCTCGGCGAGGAATATCGCGCGATGGGCAAGCCGGTCGTGGGCCCGGATGCGCTGCCGCCCTTGCCGTCGCTCAGCGGCCGGCCGCTGCTGGTGCGCCGCGCGCTGCGCAACCTGGTCGACAATGCACTGGCCTATGCGGGCAGCGCGACGCTGCTCGTCGAGGTCGGCGGCGGCGAGCTGCGCTTCGTCGTGCGCGATGACGGGCCGGGCATCGACCCCGCGCGGATCGGCGAACTGATCGAGCCCTTCGCGCGCGGCGAGGCGTCGCGCAACCGTGCCACCGGCGGTGCCGGGCTGGGCCTCGCAATCGCGCATGCGCTGGCGGAGGGCGAGGGCGGGCGGCTCGCGATCGCGAACCGCGGCGATGCCCAAGGGCTCGACGCGGCGATCATATTGCCCGTTCAGGCGTAG
- a CDS encoding UPF0262 family protein, protein MTDADPALQRIISIELDEGSIVWRNADVEQERRVAIFDLIEENKFVPQRGHADGYAGPYRLKLRVEEGRLIFEIAREDHSPLEAIILGLGRFRRPIRDYFAICDSYYQAIKTSTAQQIETVDMARRALHNEAAEMLMDRLDGKIAVDFDTARRLFTLICVLHIKG, encoded by the coding sequence ATGACCGACGCCGATCCCGCCCTGCAGCGCATCATTTCGATCGAGCTCGACGAGGGCTCGATCGTGTGGCGCAATGCCGACGTCGAACAGGAACGGCGCGTCGCGATCTTCGACCTGATCGAGGAGAATAAATTCGTGCCGCAGCGCGGGCATGCCGACGGCTATGCCGGCCCCTACCGGCTGAAACTGCGCGTCGAGGAAGGCCGGCTGATCTTCGAGATCGCGCGCGAGGATCATTCGCCGCTGGAGGCGATCATCCTAGGCCTCGGGCGCTTCCGCCGCCCGATCCGCGACTATTTCGCGATCTGCGATTCCTATTACCAAGCGATCAAGACCTCGACCGCGCAGCAGATCGAGACCGTCGACATGGCGCGCCGCGCGCTGCACAATGAGGCGGCCGAGATGCTGATGGACCGGCTCGACGGCAAGATCGCGGTCGATTTCGACACCGCGCGGCGGCTGTTCACGCTGATCTGCGTGCTGCACATCAAGGGCTGA
- a CDS encoding response regulator, producing the protein MTDNDAPRILLIDDEPSIREPLSEYLTAQGLTVTAAANAAEARSVLRAQSVDLVVSDIMMPGEDGLSLTRHLRETSSIPVILLTARAEDTERIIGLEIGADDYVVKPFNPRELVARIRTVLRRTQAGGRTLDPGGASYAFGPWVLRDVERVLVDGDGQEVALSSGEYHLLQALVRHPRQVMSRDRLLDLVRGREADIFDRAIDNLVSRLRKKIEVDPAHPQLVKTVWGGGYTLACEVKRMGGAA; encoded by the coding sequence ATGACCGATAACGACGCGCCCCGTATCCTGCTGATCGACGACGAACCGTCGATCCGCGAGCCGCTGAGCGAATATCTGACCGCGCAGGGCCTGACCGTGACCGCCGCGGCCAATGCCGCCGAGGCGCGCTCGGTACTGCGCGCGCAAAGCGTCGACCTGGTCGTCAGTGACATCATGATGCCCGGCGAGGACGGGCTGTCGCTCACGCGCCATTTGCGCGAGACGAGCAGCATCCCCGTCATCCTGCTCACCGCGCGCGCCGAGGATACCGAAAGAATCATCGGGCTCGAGATCGGCGCCGACGATTATGTCGTCAAACCCTTCAACCCGCGCGAACTGGTCGCGCGCATCCGCACCGTGCTGCGCCGGACGCAGGCGGGCGGGCGCACGCTCGACCCCGGCGGCGCGAGCTACGCCTTCGGGCCGTGGGTACTGAGGGATGTCGAACGCGTGCTCGTCGATGGCGATGGGCAGGAGGTCGCGCTGTCGTCGGGCGAATATCATCTGCTGCAGGCGCTGGTCCGCCATCCGCGGCAGGTGATGAGCCGCGACCGGCTGCTCGACCTCGTCCGCGGGCGCGAGGCCGATATCTTCGACCGCGCGATCGACAACCTGGTCAGCCGGTTGCGCAAGAAGATCGAAGTCGATCCCGCGCATCCGCAGCTGGTCAAGACCGTGTGGGGCGGGGGCTATACGCTCGCCTGCGAGGTCAAGCGGATGGGCGGCGCAGCGTGA
- a CDS encoding DoxX family protein gives MSMIAVFIGRLFIAVIFVVSGINKLIHVADTNAMISAAGLPGGLAIPTGLFELIAGVCIALGIATRLFAILLTGFVLLTILFFHREFTDPLQAMAAMKNLAIAGGLLCLFGYGHTRWSYDALRQRRREELARHQAESRLTEAELRAARAEGRAEAAGAPVPVRKPFWRR, from the coding sequence ATGTCCATGATTGCCGTGTTCATCGGACGGCTGTTCATCGCCGTGATTTTCGTCGTGTCGGGGATCAACAAGCTGATCCACGTCGCCGACACCAATGCCATGATTTCGGCCGCCGGCCTCCCCGGGGGGCTCGCCATCCCGACCGGATTGTTCGAGCTGATTGCGGGCGTATGCATCGCGCTGGGCATTGCGACGCGGCTGTTCGCGATCCTGCTTACAGGCTTTGTGCTACTGACCATCCTCTTCTTCCACCGCGAATTCACCGATCCGCTGCAGGCGATGGCGGCGATGAAGAATCTGGCAATCGCGGGCGGGCTACTCTGCCTGTTCGGTTACGGCCACACGCGCTGGAGTTATGACGCGCTGCGCCAGCGCCGCCGTGAAGAACTCGCGAGGCACCAGGCCGAAAGCCGCCTGACCGAAGCCGAACTCCGCGCCGCGCGCGCCGAGGGCCGCGCCGAAGCGGCGGGTGCGCCCGTCCCGGTGCGAAAGCCCTTCTGGCGGCGCTGA
- a CDS encoding EF-hand domain-containing protein, translating into MKKLSLLTLGAALIAVPVLAAPGGAKADAEGNGTLTRAEVQTNATAMFAKMDANGDGKLDQADRAAKRSEMQAKAFERFDANKDGQISKAEWDQHAADRAAKRAAKKAERGEKRAEAGEPGKRGPGMRGHHGKRGGHHGMRGGMMMKADTDGDKAISAAEFQTAALARFDAADANKDGQVTADERQAQRAAKKEKRAEWRAKRAAAAASPAN; encoded by the coding sequence GTGAAGAAATTGTCGCTTCTGACTTTGGGCGCCGCGTTGATCGCCGTGCCCGTTCTCGCCGCCCCGGGCGGCGCCAAGGCCGATGCCGAGGGCAACGGCACCCTGACTCGCGCCGAGGTCCAGACCAATGCCACCGCGATGTTCGCGAAGATGGACGCGAACGGCGACGGCAAGCTCGACCAGGCTGACCGCGCCGCCAAGCGCAGCGAAATGCAGGCCAAGGCCTTCGAGCGTTTCGACGCGAACAAGGACGGCCAGATCAGCAAGGCCGAATGGGACCAGCACGCCGCCGATCGCGCCGCGAAGCGCGCCGCCAAAAAAGCCGAACGTGGTGAGAAGCGCGCCGAAGCCGGCGAGCCGGGCAAGCGCGGCCCCGGCATGCGCGGCCATCATGGCAAGCGCGGCGGCCACCACGGCATGCGCGGGGGCATGATGATGAAGGCCGATACCGACGGCGACAAGGCGATCAGCGCCGCCGAGTTCCAGACCGCGGCGCTCGCGCGCTTCGACGCGGCCGATGCCAACAAGGACGGCCAGGTCACCGCCGACGAGCGCCAGGCGCAGCGCGCGGCGAAGAAGGAAAAGCGGGCCGAATGGCGCGCCAAGCGGGCCGCCGCCGCGGCGAGCCCCGCCAACTGA
- the dcd gene encoding dCTP deaminase: MAILSDRWIRDAALNQGMIEPFVEAQRRDGCISYGLSSYGYDARVAPEFKIFTNVDSTIVDPKDFDPKNFVDRETDVCIIPPNSFALARTVEYFRIPRDVLVICLGKSTYARCGIIVNVTPLEPGWEGHVTLEFSNTTPLPAKIYANEGACQFLFLAGNEPCETSYADRAGKYMGQKGVTLPRL; the protein is encoded by the coding sequence ATGGCCATTCTTTCCGACCGCTGGATTCGCGACGCCGCGCTCAATCAGGGCATGATCGAACCCTTCGTCGAGGCGCAGCGCCGCGACGGGTGCATCAGCTACGGCCTGTCCTCCTACGGCTATGACGCGCGCGTCGCGCCCGAATTCAAGATCTTCACCAACGTCGACAGCACGATCGTCGACCCCAAGGATTTCGATCCCAAGAATTTCGTCGACCGCGAAACAGACGTGTGCATCATCCCGCCGAACAGCTTCGCGCTCGCGCGCACGGTCGAATATTTCCGTATCCCGCGCGATGTGCTCGTCATCTGCCTCGGCAAGTCGACCTATGCGCGCTGCGGCATCATCGTAAACGTCACCCCGCTCGAGCCCGGCTGGGAGGGGCATGTGACCCTCGAGTTTTCGAACACCACCCCCCTGCCCGCCAAGATCTACGCCAATGAGGGCGCGTGCCAGTTCCTGTTCTTGGCTGGCAACGAGCCCTGCGAGACGAGCTACGCCGACCGTGCGGGCAAATATATGGGGCAGAAGGGCGTCACGCTGCCCAGACTTTAA
- a CDS encoding acyl-CoA thioesterase — translation MTDSPSALDALLSTLRTEEGAAKAHIDDGWMQGRTAYGGISSAVALAGTMALHPTETPLRYAQISFVGPVGGDCTVDTRVLRQSKSSLFVEAGVSSDMGFGTAATFAFSGDRQSHLDHNSLAMPDAPAPESLEPVPDHKARPSFVRHFDMRPTTGPRFNWKSDVGAYLTWVRFVEEPACHPAVALLAMGDALPPAAMALFTEFGPISSMNWTVNMLTGKPETDDGWWLLSAKTGFARGGFSVQDMMIWNRAGKPVMSGSQGIAIYA, via the coding sequence ATGACCGACTCTCCCAGCGCGCTGGACGCGCTGCTTTCGACGCTGCGCACCGAAGAGGGCGCGGCCAAGGCGCATATCGACGACGGATGGATGCAGGGCCGCACCGCCTATGGAGGGATCAGTTCGGCGGTCGCCCTCGCGGGCACGATGGCGCTGCACCCGACGGAGACGCCGCTGCGTTACGCCCAGATCAGCTTCGTCGGCCCGGTCGGCGGCGATTGCACCGTCGATACGCGCGTGTTGCGCCAGTCGAAATCCTCGCTGTTCGTCGAAGCCGGGGTGTCGAGCGACATGGGGTTCGGCACCGCGGCGACCTTCGCCTTCTCGGGCGACCGGCAAAGTCATCTCGACCACAACAGCCTGGCGATGCCCGACGCGCCCGCGCCCGAAAGCCTGGAGCCCGTCCCGGATCACAAGGCACGCCCCAGCTTCGTGCGCCATTTCGACATGCGCCCGACCACCGGCCCGCGCTTCAACTGGAAAAGCGATGTCGGCGCTTATCTGACCTGGGTGCGCTTCGTCGAGGAGCCCGCGTGCCATCCCGCGGTCGCGCTGCTCGCGATGGGCGATGCGCTGCCCCCCGCGGCGATGGCGCTGTTTACCGAATTCGGGCCGATCAGTTCGATGAACTGGACGGTCAACATGCTGACCGGAAAGCCTGAGACCGACGACGGCTGGTGGCTGCTGTCGGCGAAGACCGGCTTCGCGCGTGGCGGCTTTTCGGTTCAGGACATGATGATCTGGAACCGCGCCGGCAAGCCGGTGATGAGCGGCAGCCAGGGCATCGCGATCTACGCCTGA